GGTGGCATGTGCTAACCCCTTGACTGGAGCGGGGTGCTGGGCCCTTGGGGCAGGACTGCTGGCAGAGGGGACCGTGCCTTTCCCTCCAGCTCGGCATTGCCAAGAGACACGACCCGCTGCTCCGGGAGTTCCAGGAGGGGCCCCTGCTCTTCCCGCCCACCTACAAATTTGATAAGAACTCCAACAACTATGATACCAGGTGAGGGGGCTCCACCATAGAGGATCAGCCTGGAGCAGATCTGGGCCTGGGGAGGCAGATTGTGCTGGCCCTGGTGGCAGTGGGAGCTGCCTCCAAATAGAGGTGCTGGGGAAGCATGAATAGATCCAGCCATCGCGGCTGAGGAGTGGCGCCTCCCCTCCCCATGAGATGCTGACTGTGGGAGCTGTTCCAGGTTGTCCGcagagagagcaggaggggagACGATGCTGGCAAGGATGGGGTTGGGAGAAAGGCAGGTGGACACAAAGCAGAGGGAAAGACAGTTGATTGCTGACTTGGGGGGGACTATACTTCAGCATCCTGGCAacccctgcccctgctccccagggCTTTCCGGTCCTGCCCagaccggggggtggggggtggacagAAAGCTTGGCTCAGCCAGTTACTGGTATTAAGTAGCCCTGCCCAGCTGTGAGGGGGTCGGATACTATTTAGGAAGATGAAGTAGTAGTTGTCAGTGGGGCAGTTAATGGAGAACAATGTAGAGAGAGTGCATCTGGTAGATAGAAGCACAACTGCCCTTCatcagctgtatgaccttggacacAGTACTTAAGCCTCAActttgtcatctataaaatggggatgatagcaGTAGCTGTTTCCCGGggctgaggattaaatgagacctTGCATgtgcttagcccagtgcctggtgcccagtgcctggcacccggTAAGCACTGTGATCActgctgttgttatttttataatcatgtCTTCAAGTGGTAGTTTTACTGAAAACCTTTCTCAGAAGCTGAAAAAGGGCCAGGTGACCACCAAAACCTAAGGCTTAGGCAGAGGGGCAAAAGTAGCTCTGGCAAGAAGTCCCTGGCCCGACTTAGGGCACAGACCCTCATCTCTTTGAAGAGAAAGGACCCCTACGTGTCCTGGGCTCTTTGTTTCACCTGGAGCAGCTCCATCATGCATTCTCCTAGCAGGACTGTCTTAGGAAGGAGGTAGGAGGCGCCTCTAGGGCGGCCCAGGCCTCTGGGATTTAGCAGGTGAGTAGGTATGTCCACAGCCAGGCCGGGGTGAGAGGAAGAGCTGCTGGCCCAGTGCTGGAAGCCGCGTGGCAGAGCTACGATGTCCCTGCCAAGCAAGGGGGAGAGCATGAGCCCTTTCAGGCATGTGGAGCAAGACAGAGTCGGGTCACAGCCAGGGCAGTGCACGCAAGAAGAGGCCACGAACACTGGAAATGGGGTCCAGTCTGGGCCACAGTATAAgccagaaagaagggaagaggtcAGGCTCCAGCTGGCCTGCTGGCCCAACTCTGCAGCTGCCGGTCTCCCCAGCCATCCATTGGAAATGACGGTCATTGTGGAAGTTGTCAGGCCTCAGTGGGACAGGCTGGGGCCTTGGGGGCTGGGACCCTCTACCAATTGACTTCAAAACCTCACTTGCCAGCAGGAAGAGAGCTGCTGACAGGCCGCGTAGCCAGGTGTCCCTCTGCCCACACCCCTGGGTTTGGGAGGGAAACCAGCAAGAGACTGGAAGTCACTGAGATGGCATAGAGAGGCTCAGAGACACTCAGGGTCTTACCCAGGTGGCTCAGCTAGTGATGGCGGAGCTGGGGCTCAGACCCGATTCTCTGGACCATGTCGCCCCTGGTGCTTTCCTCTAGCCCACAGTGCCTCTGAGTTTACAGCCAGGCTTGCCAGCAGCAGCAGAAAGGGGGCAGGATGGGGATCGCAAAGGCTTGCTAAGGAGCAGGGAAGGCAGATGTTATTTCCACCTAATAGATGCAATCCCCACTGTGGCTGACagtattgagcacttaccacgGGCCGGGCGTTGTGCAGAGCGCTTTGCCCGCATCACCCGAGTCCTACTGAATCTTCATTAGGGAGACACTGTTGATACTGActgtttacagataaggaaactatgTCTCAGAGGATCTAAGTAAGGTAGTAACAGAGTAAGTGATGGAGCAAGAATTTGAACTGGAGGCCGTGTGAATCCAGACTCGTGCTTCCCCTTGCCTGGAGCCCAGGAAGTGAAGGAATGTCTGGACAGGAACAGGGGCACTACAGGGGGACCTCATAACTGAAATATTCCCATCTGGGAGCTCCTGCGGTGGGCAGGGTCTGAGCCACACGTAGGGAACAGAAACACTCCTGTCTGATCAGTCCGTTATTCATCCTCAAAAACCCAGTTCAGGCATCATCTCCACtggaaagccttccctgaccctcaCCTGTTTCACTGAGTTCTCTCCTTCCCTTGTACTGCCTGTAGGCCTTGCACACACCGTGCTCTCCGCGTTGCTTCTAAGACACAGTGtgccttttttgctgtgctgtgAATGCCCACAGTGCAGAGACTGGCTCTGATTTATGACTGTCCCTGGTAcgtagcatagtgcctggcatatgttTGAACTGGGAGCCTGAgaggacaaaaggaaaagataaggTATTTAAGGAGCAGCCAGTCTAGCAGAGGGACCCGCCCAGAGCGAGAGAGCCAAATAAACACTCTCAAGTCCAAGAGTTGGCCCACAGAAGGTTCCAGAATTCTGTGAGGAAGTGCTGAAGGAGGGTGAAGCGAATGGTTAAGGAGGCGGGCAGCTGAAGCCAGCAGGAGTCAATGAGAGTTGTTGTCAGGGAGGCAGCAGAGTTGGCAGAAAGAAGGGCAGGCATTCCGATCAGTCAGCAGTGCTGACGAGAGGCACCTTGAGTGGCGCTGACCTGCTGTACAGAGGGACCAAGCTGCGTGCAGGGCATGGTACACAGCTTCCCCGGCCTCGGCTGCGTCCCCGAGCCAAGATGTAATGAGAAACAAGGTCAGCTCCATTACAGGGGAGGGCGAAAGGGCTGAGGGCAGGAAATCCTATTAAAGTCAAGGATTGCAATAGGGTTTTGTTACAGTCGACAGGAACCCAGTTCGCCTCTTCGCTAGGCAAAGGATGTTATGATCAATCTAGTCAAGACTTGAGTCCAGAGTTCCATGAGACACTTAGAAGCCATCTATAGGGAGCTGAAAGGAAAAGTGCTCTCAGACCCCAAAATGGAACACATCACTACTTTTGGGTCAGGAAATTGGCTCAGGTTTTCTAGGCTCTTAAGCCAAGAGCATCTTGCAGAGCtacttggttttaatttttggaaagtaAAGACATACTACAGGCATACCTGGGGGGTATTGTGGGTTTGGTTGTAGACCACTGCAGTAAAGCCAGTATCACAAGTTTTTGGTTATACAAGCGAgttacacaaattttttggtttcctagtgcataGAGAAGTTacgtttacactatactgtggtctattgagtgtgcaatagcattatgtctcaaaaatgtacataccttaatttaaaagtactttattgataaaaaatgctaaccatcatctgagccttcaagcaagttgtaattttttttttcaatagtaacatcaaaaatcacagatcaccataacaattataacaataatgaaaaagcttgaaatattacAAGAACTACCAAAATGTGACCCAGAGACATGAAGGGAGCAAATGCTGTTTGAAAAATGGCGCCAATAGTTTTGCTCAATGCAGGGCTGCCACAAacattcaatttgttaaaaatcacaatatctgcaaagtacaagaaaaacaaagcacaataaGCAGAGGTATGCCTGTAATCTCCAGAAAGCACTTTTGTATTCAGTCACAACCATTCAGCCAAAAAAGGCATTAGTGAGGCCCGGCTCTGGTGACGCACACTGGGAGTCGGCCACCACGGGGCAAGCTGGAGGAGACGGGTGCAGTGGAAGGAACACTGACTCCACAGTCAGCAGCGCAGGCAGGCGCCCAGCTCCCACCTGCACAGGGTGACCTCGCTTAACTTCAGTGCCCTGGAGAAGAAGGAGAATGTGACCTGTGGCATTCTTCCAGCGTTGGGAGGATTGGAACAGCCTGTGAGATGCCTGTCACAGTGCCTGATGCACAGAAGGACCCCATGTTTAGCTGTTATTAGGAATGGAGCACTGGgggaatatatataatatttattttgcttatttgttctgtgtcttttgtttgttaaACGAGCTCCTCCGCGGCTCTGTCAATCCCGTTTAGCAGATCCCCAGTTGCCTGGCGCGTAATGAGAGCTCAGTAAAGCTCactgaaagaatgaaaagtgCAGGTGCCCAGTGATGAGTGTGGACCAGGCCatggaaaaggaggaaagggagggacttccctggtggtccagtggtaaagaatccatcctgcgatgcaggggatgtgggtttgatccctggtcagggaactaagatcccacatgctggaaaGCAGCTAAACCGGCTCACACGTGCCCTggaacctgcacgccacaactagaaaagagaaagtctgcacgccacaactagagggaagcccacacaccacagcgaaaagcccatgcaccacagcgaagagcccgtgtgccacaacaaaaagatcccgtgtgccgcaatgaagacctgatgcagcccaaaataaaataaataaatatataaataaatagaaaaggaggagagggagacaggCTGAGGTCCCAAGGGGGAAGGAGAGTTGGGCTGTGGTCAGGACTTGGAGAGGATCCTGACAGGATAGCAAGTACAGGTTCTTGACCATAATAGGGAAGTGGGGGCTGGAGGATGCTTTGAAAGGGAGAGTGGTACATTCATGTGGTTCATTACCAAGTTGTAAGAATTGCTAGGCACTGGATGTCCAAGGTTGGTTTGGAGATTTATTTGAGTGTCTGTTGTCTCCGGGATAGGAATAGCACATTCCCATATCCCCTGAACACTCCTCAGAAGAGTGAAAGGTTGAACCAACCCAGGAGCCCCGAGCAGAAGTGGCTTAGCCTGTTCCCATTTCTCAACTATTCCCTTGACAATGTCTCTTTGAAGTAAGCACTGTTATCACCCCATCTTAGAGTTGAAGAAGCTGAGGTTTGGAAGTGAAGTCACTCGCCCAAGGGCagagctgttttttttctttttaaactagattactggtttgttttaaaaggatataactcgGAAACAGGCAGACAGAAGAGATATGTAGGACAAGTTATGGGAGAGGACAAGGAGCTTCCGTGCCCTCTCCAAGGGCACCACTCCCCAAATTTACCAGCCGCATAGCTCTTTAATTAACAGGGTAGAACCTTCCCCTAACTGGCCTCTGATACTAGAGTCAGAGTTCACCACCAAGGCACATTCTCCCTCTGTTGCTAGAAAACCGTATTGCTATCAAAGTGACGAAAGTGTGTTGGAAGTGTTTGTTTAAAATAGtaagtgaataaaacagaagacaaaaatagTATTTCAAACTGATTATAAGCATATGGAACTGTATACGTTAAGATTAGGTGGGCATTTTTGAGGAAAGAGAATGAGCTTGGGGtttttttagttatttgtgtTTCGCAAGCACTTGAGTACCTCCAGcttgccaggctctgtgctaatgCTGAGGATACACAGGAGACGCCAAGAGCCCATCCTCACCTTCCAAGCTCACACGCTAACTGATAGGCTGACTGGGAAATGTAAACTACAATATAATGTAATAGGAGACGTACTTGTGTAAAACGCTTTGGAAGCAGAGAGGTCAGGGACAGCTTTATGACAAAGACAGCACTGGAACTGGGCCTCTCCCTGTGACAAAGGGAGTTACAGGTAGCACAAGCTGCAAAATTAGAGGCGCAGAGGCTTGAAAGATTCAGCGGAGTGAGCTAGGTCTGGGGCAGAGGTAGGAGATAAGGTAGGACAAGGGGTGTCAGACTCCTGTGCACCTTGAAAGCCACATTTGGAGACTTGAGCTTTATTCCGGAAGCAGTGAAGATTGCTTAAAGGTTTCAAAGCAGCGAATCATCTGACCAGGCTGTATGGCCTCTCTTATGCCCGTCAGGGAAGCTGGTGAGTAAAGAACAGGTGGGAGGTCTTTCACTTGACTCTTGAGAACAAAGCATCATAATAGCCAGTGTCTGCAGAGAGCTTAAGTTGTACAAAGCATGGTGCTAAAcattttttgtgttttatctCATCTAATCATCTCAGCAACCCTGTGACATAACTACTGTTATCtccattctatagatgaggaagctgaggcctgagGGGTTGGCCTGGTGATTAAGGGCACATGCTCTGTGGTCATGCTGCCAGGCCTGgagtcctggctccaccactcagtgctgtgtgactttgggaaagttacttcCCCTCTAAGACTCATGTTCTCCACCTGTGAAGAGTGAAATACATGGTTCTGGTCTCAGGCATGTAGTGAGCATTCCCTAAGTGCTTCCCTTTCCTAAGGTCACATCTTTATTATGGGGGAAGCCAACTTCCAGCTCAGCTCTGTCTCAATCCATgttccaaacctcagtttcttggATCGTCTGTTCCTTTTGTTCAAGAGATAAGAAAGGCTTTCAACAGAATGTTTCTGAGTCACAGTTTGATTCATAAAAATGTAGACTAGACTGAGGGTCCTTGGCTGAGTCTGACAAAAGCCAGCATACTTTCGACTCCATGGGACACCCTCCTGCCTGCTGCCATGCGGGGCTCCACCTCTGGCCCAGGGGTCTCATGGCCACTAAGAGGCCCTGGTGTTAGGGGCTCCAGCAAGCTCCTGGGGGTACCTTGTGCTCACCTGCCGACGCTTTTCTCCccattcttcctctcctcccacacCCAGTGAGAAAAAGCGCAAGCCCGCGTGGACCGACCGCATCCTGTGGAGGCTGAAGCGGCAGCCCCAGCTCGGCCTCCACACTCCCGCGCTGCCAGCCCCCCACTTCGCCCTGTCTTTGAGGAGCTACATCAGCCACATGACGTACAGCATCAGTGACCATAAGCCTGTCACCAGCACCTTTGACTTGGAGGTAAATGTCCGGGCTGCCCAGCACTTGGCAGAGGAGCAGCCGTGCTGGGCCGCGTCCCCAGACCCTCCCGCCCTGGGTTCTAATGTCAGCAGATCCCCCAGGGGAGACCTGGTGGAGGACATGATTGCCTTTCCTCCCAGGTCAGGTATCCCAGCTCTTCTTAGGGGCTGTTGACGGCTCTGTCAAAAACATGTTCAAACCCTTTGTCAGtaggtttccatttcttcctggtccGGTCCCTGGGGGCTCCTGAGCTCCATTACGCTTATTACCTACTGTGTGAAGTAGGACTTCCTTTCACTTGTCCTGAACCTATCTGGCTCAGGTTGCAAAGGGAGCTCCCTCCATCCTCGTATCTTGCCATCTAATGACCAAGGTGGTGTTGACCTCCTTCAAGCGCCTGGCTGTCCTCATGCTGTTTATCTGTCTTTATACCATTGTGTCCCTCCATATGCCTACAGCTGTTCTCACCAGAGGCCCCCAAATTGGATTTGGGCCTTTGGGTCAGGAACCCTGAAGGCCCGAGAGCAACTCCTGGGCTTCTTTCTTCAGCCTGTCATCAGCACCCCCGATCTCCCGCACTCTCCCCTCAGCACTTGGCTCTCTGCTTGGTTACCCACCTGGCCCCTAGTCCCGTCCTCCCTGGGAGGGCCAGCAACCCCCGAGCAGCCTTTGGGCCTTCTTTCCAGCTGGCCAGCCAAGGTCTGATGCTCTCAGGGCACCCTAGCGCAGTCCTCAGCCCACCCCGCTGGGTGCCCCTCCACCCGCCACCGACCCTGACCTGTAGGAAGGGCACGGTAAGCACGTTCATCTCAGGGGCCGGCATGATGCTGTGCGGCTTCAACCCCTCCCGCCCCGTGTATAGCTGAAGCCATTGGTATCTTCTCCGCGGGTCACCCTGCTTCCTGAGGGCCGGCGCACCGAGGAGACCGACATGCTCATCAGCTGCTCCCCGACTGCGGACTTCCTCAGCAGCCCCTGGGACTGGATTGGCCTGTACAAGGTGACGTGGCGGGCGGGCAGAGAGCCCATCAGCCACACCCCCCTCGTGTATCCGTTCTGAGGGCTCCTGGGAGTTGGGCACAGAGACTACAGAGCTACCCTCACCCACCCCGGGGTCCTCGCCCACGGAGGGGCTGGTAGTGAAGGGGAGGAGGCAGATGGTATGATGGCCAGCCTTAGAAATGAGACCGTCCTCTCTGTAGGAGTTGACGTGGCTCCCGTGTCCCCCCAGACCACTGACCACCCACCCGATCCCCCCTCCCACAGGTGGGGCTGCGCCACATCAATGACTACGTGTCGTATGTCTGGGTCAGGGACAACCAGGTCTCCTTCGGCGACGGGCTGAACCAGGTACCTGCCCCCTTTCCTGAGATAGGGGTTCCACGTCTCCAGCAGGTGGGCTGGTCGGAGCGCCCCTCTGTCTCCTGGAAGGAGCAGAGCGCTCGATCCCTAGTCGCTGAGAGCTGAATGGGGCCTGGGGCCGCGGAACCGACCCACTCTGTCTGTCCTTCACTCCAGGTGTACATCGACGTCAGCGCCATCCCTGCGACTGAAGATGAGTTTCTCCTTTTTTACTATAGCAACAGCCGACAGTCTGTGGTGGGGGTCAGCAAACCCTTCAAGGTAATGGAGGCTGGTGGGTAAGAGGAAGCGGGGCCCGGGAGACGAGAGCATCACCGGTTCCCCGAGGCCACGGGCCGAGGAGCCCACCCTGCTGTGGCGCTGCATccgctggggggtgggggaggcagaaggCCCCACAGTGAGGCCTGCCCTTGCCCTGCCGCTCACCGCCTGCTTTATCCCGGCAGATCCGGCCTCGCTCCTTGGAGGAGGACCTACTGGATGAAGCCCAGCCACAGATGTGAGCCGGGAGAGAGTGAATCCAGGGCGGAGGCCGGAGCTGGCAGCCGGCTCTGCCTGCCACTGCCaggagcactgggggcccagccCGGCTCCCTGGGGAGGCAGCGGTTTCCTCCACCTCCCGGGGGAGCTGTAGACATACTCCTTTGCTCCCTCCCGTCCAGATCTCTGCATTTGGTCCCTAAATACAGGTTTTGTTGCTGCGGTGTGAGTGAAACCAGCTAGCTAGTCAACAGTGAAGATCTGGACAGTCCACTGAGTGTGGCAAGGACCCTCCAGCCTGCGTCTCATTTCTAGATTTTCCCCCACACACTTCCAGTCCCGCCTAAGCAGGCCTGCCAGGCACATGCCCCATCTGGCACAGGCCTGCATTCTTGTCACGCCACCCCGGGGCCTTCGGCTGCCTGGGAGGGGGAGATGCTCACATTTGTACAGGCTGCAGAGACTGGTTGGCGCAGGCAGCACTGGGTTCCAGGAGTCTTGGCATCTCATTTCCTGTCCCCCTGAGGGTTGGGCAGAGGGTCTGGGATCCCTGCTTTCCGCAGAAGCAAATGACTAAGTAGGCAGGATGGAGGAGCCCTCCACCCAGGCTCTTCTGTAGGGGTTGGGGGCAGGTTGATGTGTCCATCTGCCAGCAGCACAcatacaccccacccccacccgtggCTTAAGGAGTCCACCCAGGAAGTTCCAGGGTCTGAGCAGAGGATTGGACCCAGGTTCGCTTCTGCTAGTGGGTCAGGCTCCACACCCCCAACCTGCCTTCTTGTGAAGGGCTGGCAGGTGGTGGAGGAGCTGCGGCCACAGACTTTTCCAGGGTAGGCCTTGCCCAGTCCACCTCTGCCCCTACCCTTGCCTGCCGTCACTGCCCAGAAACCTGCCCTCTCTCTAGACCGCTCTGGGGCCTAGAAGTGGGGGCAGGCGGAGAGGAGAGCCAGAATCAAGATGTTGTGGAGAATCTGGCCTGGGGGTGTTCAGAGAACATTCTGCAGGTGCTATGTGGACCGGCCTGGCCCCACTCCCACCATTTGCCTCCCGCCACTGTTGATTTAACGGCCCTTCTCCCAAGAAAAGACGCCTCAGGGAGCCTGCTCTGTGACTGTCACCCTGCGACCTGAGACTGAGGGACACTCTAGTTGCTCTGCATTCTTACTGCACCCTGCGAGCTACCAGGAACTGTCCCTCTGGCTTCTAGCGGGCCATGGCCGTCTGTGTTCTGTGGCTGTTGCATTGGGGGATAATTAGAAACATGGCTTTTACCCTTGTGTGTGACTCCTTCATGATGGTGGTGGGAATGCTCACGGGCCCCTCTAGACTCCGGGACAAGGGCGCTGTCATCCACATTAGACTGTCCGTGTCTGAGGGTGGCAGATGCTGCCCGGACGGGAATGGGATGAGGTTCTGGGAAGGTGGCCCTCTGGACCCCTGGTCCAGGTGGGGCGTGCCTCCTATGCTCTTGGGCACTTTACTTTGCTGTTAAGTAGGTAGAATGGGTTTCTTGGGACTGAACTCTCAGAAAATGTGCTTAACTCTGCTCTCACTGGTTCATCCCTCCTCACCCGGGACTCTCTCACACCTTAGTCTTGAGCCTTGGTCCTGGGTTAAACTCTTCAAAAATGCCAGCATCTCTTCTCTCTGCCCCACCTCTCCCCAGATCCCTCTACCCCAAGGTCCCCACGGTAACTTCTGTCCCtgccctcaacacacacacacctgaggaACCCTGAACCCTCAAACTCACCCACCTCTTTCCTTCTCACA
The DNA window shown above is from Hippopotamus amphibius kiboko isolate mHipAmp2 chromosome 17, mHipAmp2.hap2, whole genome shotgun sequence and carries:
- the INPP5K gene encoding inositol polyphosphate 5-phosphatase K isoform X4, whose translation is MNCGIVSLLSDTAFEDPWSSFFMDVLSPLSFVKVSSVRMQGLLLLIFAKYEHLPFIQILSTKSTPTGLLGYWGNKGGVNIFLKLYGYYVSIINCHLPPHMANNDQRLEHFDRILETQNFEAQDIPNILDHDLILWFGDMNFRIEDFGLHFVRESIKNQCYSDLWEKDQDCWQRGPCLSLQLGIAKRHDPLLREFQEGPLLFPPTYKFDKNSNNYDTSEKKRKPAWTDRILWRLKRQPQLGLHTPALPAPHFALSLRSYISHMTYSISDHKPVTSTFDLELKPLVSSPRVTLLPEGRRTEETDMLISCSPTADFLSSPWDWIGLYKVGLRHINDYVSYVWVRDNQVSFGDGLNQVYIDVSAIPATEDEFLLFYYSNSRQSVVGVSKPFKIRPRSLEEDLLDEAQPQM
- the INPP5K gene encoding inositol polyphosphate 5-phosphatase K isoform X1, whose protein sequence is MMAAVNPQTEPRSRTLSIHVVTWNVASAAPPPDLSDLLQLNNLNLNLDVYVIGLQEMNCGIVSLLSDTAFEDPWSSFFMDVLSPLSFVKVSSVRMQGLLLLIFAKYEHLPFIQILSTKSTPTGLLGYWGNKGGVNIFLKLYGYYVSIINCHLPPHMANNDQRLEHFDRILETQNFEAQDIPNILDHDLILWFGDMNFRIEDFGLHFVRESIKNQCYSDLWEKDQDCWQRGPCLSLQLGIAKRHDPLLREFQEGPLLFPPTYKFDKNSNNYDTSEKKRKPAWTDRILWRLKRQPQLGLHTPALPAPHFALSLRSYISHMTYSISDHKPVTSTFDLELKPLVSSPRVTLLPEGRRTEETDMLISCSPTADFLSSPWDWIGLYKVGLRHINDYVSYVWVRDNQVSFGDGLNQVYIDVSAIPATEDEFLLFYYSNSRQSVVGVSKPFKIRPRSLEEDLLDEAQPQM
- the INPP5K gene encoding inositol polyphosphate 5-phosphatase K isoform X5, with amino-acid sequence MQGLLLLIFAKYEHLPFIQILSTKSTPTGLLGYWGNKGGVNIFLKLYGYYVSIINCHLPPHMANNDQRLEHFDRILETQNFEAQDIPNILDHDLILWFGDMNFRIEDFGLHFVRESIKNQCYSDLWEKDQDCWQRGPCLSLQLGIAKRHDPLLREFQEGPLLFPPTYKFDKNSNNYDTSEKKRKPAWTDRILWRLKRQPQLGLHTPALPAPHFALSLRSYISHMTYSISDHKPVTSTFDLELKPLVSSPRVTLLPEGRRTEETDMLISCSPTADFLSSPWDWIGLYKVGLRHINDYVSYVWVRDNQVSFGDGLNQVYIDVSAIPATEDEFLLFYYSNSRQSVVGVSKPFKIRPRSLEEDLLDEAQPQM
- the INPP5K gene encoding inositol polyphosphate 5-phosphatase K isoform X3, with the protein product MGSLQEMNCGIVSLLSDTAFEDPWSSFFMDVLSPLSFVKVSSVRMQGLLLLIFAKYEHLPFIQILSTKSTPTGLLGYWGNKGGVNIFLKLYGYYVSIINCHLPPHMANNDQRLEHFDRILETQNFEAQDIPNILDHDLILWFGDMNFRIEDFGLHFVRESIKNQCYSDLWEKDQDCWQRGPCLSLQLGIAKRHDPLLREFQEGPLLFPPTYKFDKNSNNYDTSEKKRKPAWTDRILWRLKRQPQLGLHTPALPAPHFALSLRSYISHMTYSISDHKPVTSTFDLELKPLVSSPRVTLLPEGRRTEETDMLISCSPTADFLSSPWDWIGLYKVGLRHINDYVSYVWVRDNQVSFGDGLNQVYIDVSAIPATEDEFLLFYYSNSRQSVVGVSKPFKIRPRSLEEDLLDEAQPQM
- the INPP5K gene encoding inositol polyphosphate 5-phosphatase K isoform X2, with protein sequence MMAAVNPQTEPRSRTLSIHVVTWNVASAAPPPDLSDLLQLNNLNLNLDVYVIGLQEMNCGIVSLLSDTAFEDPWSSFFMDVLSPLSFVKVSSVRMQGLLLLIFAKYEHLPFIQILSTKSTPTGLLGYWGNKGGVNIFLKLYGYYVSIINCHLPPHMANNDQRLEHFDRILETQNFEAQDIPNILDHDLILWFGDMNFRIEDFGLHFVRESIKNQCYSDLWEKDQLGIAKRHDPLLREFQEGPLLFPPTYKFDKNSNNYDTSEKKRKPAWTDRILWRLKRQPQLGLHTPALPAPHFALSLRSYISHMTYSISDHKPVTSTFDLELKPLVSSPRVTLLPEGRRTEETDMLISCSPTADFLSSPWDWIGLYKVGLRHINDYVSYVWVRDNQVSFGDGLNQVYIDVSAIPATEDEFLLFYYSNSRQSVVGVSKPFKIRPRSLEEDLLDEAQPQM